In a single window of the Thermotoga sp. KOL6 genome:
- a CDS encoding efflux RND transporter permease subunit has protein sequence MKLAEASSKRPIAILMLLTAVVFLGIISFQHLKLDLLPQIEYPYAVVITTYMGAGTEEVEELVTIPLEKYISSTPGVRRFTSMSMDSVSFIIVEFNWNVKTSDAVGRLSRYIDLAARELPEGVKPIVVEFDPSLLPVYAFSTEENYEEVVSHIRRLSDVASVEELGKPRKVVEIVLNHEKIKKLDVDPSLIETLLSGNLVYPFGYVEDSEGNIYPVSVDGRFKSLEDLKNTIVGFRGVKYQSLLRGDIPKLLVPVRLKNIADVKITEENVQGEIRVNGKKASLVAVYKRSGANTVKTVREIKKILKNSGINYVEAVNQAYYTERAIDNLLKNLFYGFIAAFIVVLIFLKDFTSTFVTSFSIPLSLTVTFVFLYAFGINLDTLTLGGLIMALGMLVDNSIVVFENIYRHRSQGKPIPDAAREGTSEVWVAILASTLTTVSVFLPVVFFTGFVVRLFKYFALAFALALFSSLFVSTVIVPAGTRWIKPKKGRMTEKLQRSYRKALEWCLERKSIVLTVAIALVIISAMFLLSKPLGFIPTFQTNLVVIDMKLPPQASYKKTAEAVRVIEDYLNTYRLDYNITSFYSEIGVTSEYSQLMGRGQNEARIMVNLGGSRKEFGRNRERLKKDISSLNISGAKVEVLEQSQQIYEILGYPITIEVRGDNLEVIQRKAEEIYNSLKAIPEIEKVQIRDSYKKNVMHIEIDRNKALMNGVVAGQVFLDLQTYLLGKTLGTLKTSEGTLPIILRKSESLTVEYLPKIPLGGLKGDVPLGTIASISQRDIPSVIDHSDGERVAYVDVVIAEGSLGNISKKVEETLEKLDLSGVKVDLSGQKIFMDEALSELRSVVYIAISLVYMILAAQFESFVLPFVIFLTVPFAIVGVAFAVLINNYSLDVPVLVGLLTLSGTVVNNAIVMLTRIEQIRKDKDLKESILEGAQGRLRPILMTTFTTIVALLPTALSHGEGAEIESPISWVVIFGMLISMLFTLFVIPVIYSLFRRKIKV, from the coding sequence ATGAAACTAGCAGAAGCATCATCAAAGAGACCTATTGCCATCCTGATGTTACTAACCGCTGTTGTATTCTTAGGGATTATATCTTTTCAACACCTGAAGTTAGATCTCCTACCGCAGATCGAATATCCGTATGCCGTCGTTATAACCACGTACATGGGAGCAGGGACGGAGGAAGTAGAAGAACTCGTAACAATCCCTCTCGAAAAGTACATCTCCTCTACACCAGGGGTTAGAAGGTTTACTTCCATGTCTATGGATTCTGTTTCGTTCATAATTGTGGAGTTCAACTGGAACGTGAAAACTTCTGACGCAGTAGGCAGACTCTCTCGATACATAGACCTTGCAGCAAGAGAGCTCCCGGAAGGCGTGAAACCAATAGTAGTTGAATTTGATCCATCTTTGCTACCAGTGTACGCCTTCTCAACTGAAGAAAACTACGAAGAAGTTGTCTCACATATAAGAAGATTGTCCGACGTTGCCAGTGTGGAAGAGTTGGGAAAACCTAGGAAAGTCGTTGAAATCGTTCTGAACCATGAAAAAATAAAGAAGTTGGATGTAGATCCATCACTTATAGAAACTCTTCTCTCTGGAAACTTGGTTTATCCTTTTGGTTATGTAGAAGACAGTGAAGGAAATATCTATCCAGTGTCCGTGGACGGTCGTTTTAAAAGCTTAGAAGATTTGAAAAACACTATCGTTGGGTTCAGAGGAGTGAAATACCAGTCTCTGTTGAGAGGAGATATTCCCAAATTACTCGTCCCCGTTCGTTTAAAAAACATAGCAGATGTCAAGATAACAGAAGAAAACGTTCAAGGAGAAATCAGGGTCAACGGAAAAAAAGCATCTCTCGTCGCAGTATATAAAAGAAGTGGTGCGAACACGGTTAAAACTGTACGAGAAATAAAAAAGATCTTGAAAAATTCCGGCATAAATTATGTCGAAGCTGTGAATCAAGCCTATTATACGGAAAGAGCTATAGACAATCTCCTCAAAAATCTGTTTTATGGCTTTATTGCTGCTTTTATCGTGGTTTTGATATTCCTTAAAGATTTCACCTCCACATTCGTCACCTCTTTTTCTATACCTCTCTCTTTGACGGTAACTTTTGTCTTTCTGTACGCTTTCGGAATCAACCTAGATACACTGACGCTCGGCGGATTAATAATGGCATTGGGGATGTTGGTGGATAACTCGATTGTTGTGTTCGAAAACATTTACAGACACCGTTCCCAGGGAAAACCTATCCCCGATGCTGCTAGGGAAGGAACTAGCGAAGTATGGGTCGCCATACTGGCATCTACTCTGACTACCGTATCCGTATTCCTTCCCGTTGTCTTCTTTACTGGCTTCGTGGTTAGATTGTTCAAGTACTTCGCGCTTGCCTTTGCGTTGGCCCTCTTTTCTTCACTCTTTGTGTCAACGGTCATCGTTCCAGCTGGCACACGTTGGATAAAGCCGAAAAAGGGCAGAATGACCGAGAAACTTCAAAGATCGTACAGAAAAGCACTGGAGTGGTGTTTGGAGCGAAAAAGTATCGTTCTCACTGTTGCAATTGCTCTTGTGATCATATCTGCAATGTTTCTTCTTTCAAAACCACTGGGTTTCATTCCGACCTTTCAAACGAATCTTGTTGTAATTGATATGAAACTCCCCCCCCAAGCTTCTTATAAGAAAACAGCAGAAGCAGTCCGAGTGATAGAGGACTACCTGAATACATATCGATTGGATTACAACATAACATCTTTTTATTCGGAAATAGGTGTGACGAGTGAATATTCCCAATTGATGGGAAGAGGGCAGAATGAAGCTCGAATCATGGTGAATCTAGGAGGTAGCAGAAAAGAGTTCGGTCGAAATAGAGAGAGACTGAAAAAAGACATATCTTCGCTTAATATTTCTGGCGCGAAGGTAGAAGTTTTGGAACAATCCCAACAGATTTACGAGATCCTCGGATATCCTATAACAATCGAGGTGAGAGGAGATAATTTGGAAGTAATCCAAAGGAAAGCCGAAGAAATTTACAACTCACTGAAAGCCATTCCAGAAATCGAAAAGGTTCAGATCAGAGATTCATATAAAAAGAATGTAATGCACATCGAAATCGATAGAAATAAAGCGCTTATGAACGGTGTGGTAGCTGGTCAGGTATTCCTGGATCTGCAAACGTACCTTCTCGGAAAGACTCTGGGAACTTTGAAAACATCTGAAGGAACATTACCCATAATCTTAAGAAAAAGCGAATCTCTCACGGTGGAATATTTGCCCAAAATACCTCTTGGAGGCTTGAAAGGTGATGTTCCTCTCGGAACAATCGCAAGCATTTCTCAACGAGACATTCCCTCGGTGATAGATCATTCAGACGGTGAAAGAGTTGCTTACGTGGATGTGGTGATAGCAGAAGGGTCGCTTGGAAACATATCAAAGAAAGTAGAAGAAACTCTAGAAAAACTGGACCTTTCAGGAGTGAAAGTAGATCTTTCAGGACAAAAAATTTTCATGGATGAAGCGCTTTCTGAGCTTCGTTCAGTTGTTTACATAGCGATTTCTCTTGTATACATGATCCTTGCGGCTCAGTTCGAATCTTTCGTTCTACCATTCGTCATTTTCCTCACCGTTCCCTTCGCAATCGTTGGTGTAGCCTTTGCTGTTTTGATAAACAATTACTCGCTGGATGTACCCGTTCTTGTCGGTCTTTTAACACTATCTGGAACTGTTGTTAACAACGCAATCGTTATGCTTACTAGAATCGAGCAAATAAGAAAAGATAAAGATTTGAAAGAATCTATTTTGGAAGGAGCACAAGGAAGGCTTAGACCCATATTAATGACCACCTTCACTACCATTGTGGCGTTGCTTCCAACAGCCTTGAGCCATGGAGAAGGCGCCGAAATAGAATCTCCCATTTCATGGGTTGTGATCTTTGGAATGCTCATATCCATGCTGTTCACACTGTTTGTAATACCGGTGATTTACTCATTGTTCCGAAGAAAAATCAAAGTATAG
- a CDS encoding sulfite exporter TauE/SafE family protein codes for MLFFAFLGGILAGFLNVMAGGGSMITLPILTALGLSIDVANGTNRIAIILQNLVAIERFKAKKMLKMNEAFLVSIPAIGGALLGSSIAVQINKDLLQKIVGVIFLIMAISLIWKPRIWVEDRETKRNWMLIYIAFFLIGVYGGFIQAGVGFLLMPAITLLLGYELVKTNAIKVFIVASYNLIALVIFILNGKVNFLYGFVLALGNMTGAWLAANLSIKKGSEWVRWIVFIAIVIAGIKYIF; via the coding sequence ATGTTATTTTTTGCTTTTCTTGGAGGTATCTTGGCAGGCTTTCTAAACGTAATGGCAGGCGGAGGATCGATGATCACTCTTCCGATACTCACCGCATTGGGGCTTAGTATTGACGTAGCAAACGGTACAAACAGAATCGCCATAATCTTACAAAACCTTGTTGCCATTGAAAGGTTCAAAGCCAAAAAGATGCTGAAAATGAATGAGGCTTTTCTTGTGTCCATACCAGCTATTGGAGGGGCCCTATTGGGGAGTAGCATAGCCGTCCAAATAAACAAAGATCTCCTTCAAAAAATCGTGGGTGTGATATTCCTTATCATGGCGATATCTCTCATATGGAAACCAAGAATATGGGTGGAGGATAGAGAAACAAAGAGAAATTGGATGTTGATATACATCGCTTTCTTTTTGATAGGTGTATACGGCGGCTTCATACAAGCAGGAGTAGGATTCCTCCTCATGCCGGCTATCACCCTACTTCTTGGATACGAACTGGTAAAAACCAACGCCATAAAAGTTTTCATCGTGGCATCTTACAACTTGATAGCGCTTGTGATTTTTATACTCAACGGAAAGGTGAACTTTCTGTACGGGTTTGTACTAGCTCTTGGCAACATGACAGGTGCCTGGCTTGCAGCGAATCTTTCTATCAAGAAGGGATCGGAATGGGTGAGATGGATAGTGTTCATTGCAATAGTGATTGCAGGAATAAAATACATTTTTTAA
- the dnaK gene encoding molecular chaperone DnaK: protein MAEKKEFVVGIDLGTTNSVIAWMKPDGTVEVIPNAEGSRITPSVVAFTKSGEILVGEPAKRQMILNPERTIKSIKRKMGTDYRVRIDDKEYTPQEISAFILKKLKKDAEAYLGGEIKKAVITCPAYFNDAQRQATKEAGIIAGLEVLRIINEPTAAALAYGLDKAGKEQKVLVYDLGGGTFDVSILEIGDGVIEVIATAGNNHLGGDDFDQRLIDWMAEEFKKQHGIDLREDRQALQRLRDAAEKAKIELSTKMETDVSLPFIAVSPSGQPLHLEMRITRSLFESLTRDLVEMTRGPIEQALNDAKLSPKDIDEIILVGGMTRVPMVQRFIKEIFGKEPNKSVNPDEAVAIGAAIQAAILAGTEGAKGRDIVLVDVTPLTLGIEVKGGLFEPIIPRNTKIPVRKSKIFTTVEDGQTEVEIRVYQGERPIARENIFLGSFKLVGIPPAPRGVPQIEVTFDIDSDGIVHVSAKDLGSGKEQSMVVTGRHKLSEEDIKRMIEDAKRYEEQDRRIKEEIELKNKADDLAYSVEKTLREYGDKVPVDLRSRLENMIKELRDAINRNDIPRVKMLFDDLQKESMKIGEYLYKSATGGESSNQ, encoded by the coding sequence ATGGCAGAAAAGAAAGAATTTGTTGTTGGAATAGACCTCGGAACGACTAATTCTGTCATAGCTTGGATGAAACCGGATGGAACGGTTGAGGTGATACCCAACGCGGAGGGTAGTAGAATAACACCATCTGTTGTTGCTTTTACTAAAAGTGGAGAAATTCTCGTTGGTGAACCTGCCAAGAGGCAAATGATACTCAATCCCGAGCGGACAATAAAATCCATAAAGAGAAAAATGGGAACCGATTACAGAGTTAGAATAGATGACAAAGAATATACTCCGCAAGAAATCAGTGCATTCATTTTGAAAAAGCTCAAAAAAGACGCTGAGGCGTATTTGGGTGGGGAAATAAAGAAAGCAGTCATCACATGTCCTGCATACTTCAACGATGCTCAAAGACAGGCAACAAAAGAAGCAGGAATCATAGCGGGACTTGAAGTTTTGAGAATCATCAACGAACCAACAGCGGCGGCTCTCGCGTACGGTTTGGATAAGGCTGGTAAAGAACAGAAAGTCTTGGTTTATGATCTCGGAGGAGGAACTTTCGATGTTTCAATACTTGAAATAGGTGATGGAGTGATCGAGGTTATCGCAACCGCTGGTAATAATCATCTTGGTGGAGATGATTTCGACCAGAGACTCATAGATTGGATGGCTGAGGAGTTTAAAAAGCAACACGGAATAGATCTCAGAGAGGACAGGCAAGCTCTTCAGAGATTGAGAGATGCAGCCGAAAAGGCTAAGATAGAACTCTCGACGAAGATGGAGACAGATGTTAGTCTTCCGTTCATAGCAGTTTCTCCAAGTGGTCAACCTTTACACCTCGAGATGAGAATCACAAGGTCCTTGTTTGAATCGCTCACCAGAGATCTCGTTGAAATGACTCGTGGGCCTATAGAACAAGCACTAAACGATGCTAAGCTTTCGCCAAAGGATATAGACGAGATCATACTGGTTGGTGGAATGACGAGAGTCCCAATGGTTCAAAGGTTTATAAAGGAGATCTTTGGGAAAGAACCCAATAAGAGTGTTAATCCGGATGAGGCTGTTGCGATCGGAGCAGCAATACAAGCAGCCATACTGGCAGGAACGGAGGGGGCCAAGGGAAGGGACATTGTTCTTGTAGATGTCACACCACTCACCCTTGGGATAGAAGTCAAAGGAGGTCTCTTTGAACCGATCATACCAAGAAATACCAAGATACCTGTAAGGAAAAGTAAGATCTTCACGACTGTCGAGGACGGTCAAACAGAGGTGGAAATCAGAGTTTATCAGGGAGAAAGACCTATTGCGAGAGAAAATATTTTCCTTGGAAGCTTCAAACTCGTGGGAATACCACCTGCACCGAGAGGGGTACCTCAGATAGAGGTGACATTCGACATAGACAGCGATGGTATTGTTCACGTGTCTGCAAAGGATCTGGGTTCTGGAAAAGAGCAATCTATGGTTGTCACCGGTAGACACAAACTCTCGGAGGAAGACATAAAGAGAATGATAGAGGATGCTAAGAGGTACGAAGAACAAGACAGGCGCATCAAAGAGGAAATCGAACTCAAGAATAAAGCAGACGATCTCGCTTACAGTGTTGAAAAAACGTTGAGAGAGTACGGTGACAAAGTCCCCGTAGATCTCAGATCGAGATTGGAGAACATGATTAAAGAACTTCGGGATGCTATTAATAGAAACGACATTCCGAGAGTTAAAATGCTCTTCGATGACCTCCAGAAAGAAAGTATGAAGATAGGGGAGTATCTCTATAAATCCGCAACTGGTGGTGAATCATCGAATCAATAA
- a CDS encoding phosphate propanoyltransferase, with protein MHKPKEVQVLIKKEPGIIVGVSNRHVHLSKEDLEALFGKGYELTPIKDLRQPGQYAAKETVTIVGPKGAIENVRVLGPVRKETQVEISRTDAFRLGIRPPVRDSGDLEGTPGIVIIGPNGILVKEKGVILAKRHIHMHPKDAEHFGVKDKDIVKVIVENGDRKLIFDDVLIRVREDFVLEFHVDTDEANAAMLNTGDFVYIVEF; from the coding sequence ATGCATAAACCAAAGGAGGTGCAGGTGTTGATAAAAAAAGAACCAGGAATTATTGTAGGAGTGAGCAACAGACATGTTCATCTCTCAAAAGAAGATCTTGAAGCGTTATTCGGTAAAGGTTATGAACTTACACCAATAAAAGATCTCAGACAGCCAGGTCAGTACGCTGCCAAAGAAACTGTTACCATAGTAGGGCCCAAAGGTGCTATTGAGAACGTGAGGGTACTTGGACCCGTAAGAAAAGAAACACAGGTTGAAATCTCAAGAACAGATGCTTTCAGATTGGGAATTCGGCCTCCGGTGAGAGATTCTGGTGATCTCGAAGGCACTCCCGGCATCGTGATAATCGGACCGAACGGGATCCTGGTGAAAGAAAAAGGTGTGATCCTTGCAAAGAGACATATTCATATGCACCCTAAAGATGCAGAACATTTTGGTGTGAAAGATAAAGATATTGTCAAAGTGATCGTCGAGAACGGTGACAGAAAATTGATATTTGACGATGTTCTCATAAGGGTAAGAGAAGATTTTGTATTGGAGTTTCACGTTGACACCGATGAGGCGAATGCTGCCATGCTGAACACAGGGGACTTTGTTTACATAGTAGAATTTTAA
- a CDS encoding MFS transporter, translating to MLFLTNTLRSMGTMSFNLLIQLRMKEIGATLFLIGLLSSLRGAVGTFSNLFWGRISDKTGRRKPFLISSLVLASAFYPLYAVINSPLSILIISMVIAFFNGMYPPAAMALSSTKKRMALGFSLYNSSNSLGMLLSRLSIGFLLIFIDLKMAFVFFSIVIAVAVIPILMLKEKKLEKKREEKHFKRLVLENGTWAVYVGSLLRQMGTSGSMSLIAVYLNDTFHFDASTIGFITSVNPLIQIPSHFLFGRLSEKIDPKIVSALGIFLSALTPFLMMVPERWAPVLAYATLGTSFGAFINGTNNFLGRRFHYLQRGQALGLLSSARFFGATVGPLLAGILAEKSYDLMFSVLGSVILLGGLVVLFFTRSGERSPAS from the coding sequence ATGCTTTTTTTAACTAACACACTTCGCTCAATGGGGACCATGAGTTTTAATCTGTTGATACAGCTTCGCATGAAGGAAATCGGGGCAACGCTTTTTTTGATAGGTCTCCTTTCCAGTCTTCGAGGGGCTGTTGGTACCTTTTCAAATCTCTTCTGGGGAAGAATATCCGATAAAACAGGTCGTAGGAAGCCTTTTCTTATTTCGAGTCTGGTTCTGGCTTCTGCATTTTATCCGTTGTATGCAGTCATAAATAGTCCGCTTTCTATCCTAATAATCTCTATGGTAATTGCTTTTTTCAACGGAATGTATCCTCCTGCAGCTATGGCACTCAGTAGTACCAAAAAAAGAATGGCACTTGGTTTTTCTCTCTACAATTCTTCAAACTCATTGGGGATGCTTTTGAGCAGGCTCTCTATAGGTTTTCTACTTATCTTCATCGATTTAAAAATGGCTTTTGTTTTCTTTTCGATTGTTATAGCCGTTGCGGTGATTCCCATTCTTATGTTGAAAGAAAAGAAATTGGAGAAAAAGAGAGAAGAGAAACATTTTAAGAGACTCGTTCTCGAAAATGGAACATGGGCTGTATACGTCGGCAGCCTTCTGAGGCAAATGGGAACCTCCGGATCTATGTCTTTGATAGCAGTTTATTTGAACGATACCTTCCATTTTGATGCTTCAACAATAGGGTTCATAACATCGGTAAATCCGCTCATTCAGATACCCTCTCATTTTTTATTCGGTAGATTGTCAGAGAAAATCGATCCGAAAATAGTGAGCGCTTTGGGGATTTTTTTATCAGCGCTGACTCCATTTTTAATGATGGTTCCTGAACGATGGGCTCCTGTTCTCGCTTATGCCACCTTAGGTACAAGTTTTGGGGCTTTCATCAACGGTACCAACAATTTTTTGGGAAGAAGGTTCCATTATCTCCAAAGAGGACAGGCCCTTGGCCTTCTCAGCTCGGCAAGGTTCTTTGGTGCTACCGTTGGACCTCTTTTGGCGGGTATTCTCGCGGAGAAATCCTATGATCTCATGTTTTCAGTACTAGGAAGTGTGATACTCTTAGGAGGTCTTGTGGTATTATTTTTTACAAGAAGCGGGGAGAGATCCCCCGCCTCATAA
- a CDS encoding Hsp20/alpha crystallin family protein, translating into MLLGRREDIFKPFRELQREIDRLFEDFFRSDLRPAAEAFAPDMDVYETDDEVVVEVEIPGIDRKDVKITVEENILKISGEKKVEREQKGKNYYFVERSAGKFERAIRLPDYVDVEKIKAEYKNGVLTIRIPKKEERKKRVIEVEVQE; encoded by the coding sequence ATGCTTCTCGGAAGAAGAGAGGATATATTCAAACCGTTCAGGGAACTCCAGAGGGAAATAGACAGGCTCTTCGAAGATTTCTTCAGGAGTGACCTGAGGCCAGCTGCTGAGGCTTTTGCACCGGATATGGACGTGTACGAAACAGACGACGAAGTGGTGGTAGAAGTTGAGATTCCGGGTATAGATAGAAAGGATGTCAAAATAACGGTCGAAGAAAACATATTGAAAATTTCCGGTGAGAAAAAGGTCGAAAGGGAACAGAAGGGGAAGAACTACTACTTCGTCGAAAGGAGCGCCGGGAAATTCGAAAGGGCAATAAGGTTACCAGACTATGTAGACGTGGAAAAGATCAAAGCAGAGTACAAGAATGGAGTCTTGACTATCAGAATACCGAAGAAAGAAGAGAGAAAGAAGAGAGTCATAGAAGTGGAAGTTCAAGAGTAA
- a CDS encoding KaiC domain-containing protein, translating to MIKRVKTGIPGMDEILHGGIPERNIVLLSGGPGTGKTIFSQQFLWNGLQIGEPGIYVALEEHPVQVKKNMEEFGWNVTPFEKEGKFVIVDAFTGGIGEYAEKELYVVRDIDDVRELAEVLRRAIKDIQAKRVVIDSVTTLYITKPAMARSVIFQLKRILSGLGCTSLFVSQVSVTEKGFGGPGVEHGVDGIIRLDLDEIDGELKRSLIVWKMRGTSHSMKRHPFEITNKGIVIHLSEGGEKDEA from the coding sequence ATGATCAAAAGGGTAAAAACGGGTATCCCAGGTATGGATGAAATTCTCCATGGAGGAATACCTGAAAGAAATATTGTTCTCCTTTCAGGGGGACCTGGAACAGGTAAGACCATCTTTTCTCAGCAATTCCTTTGGAATGGGCTTCAGATAGGAGAACCAGGCATTTACGTTGCTCTTGAAGAGCATCCCGTTCAAGTAAAGAAAAATATGGAAGAATTTGGTTGGAATGTAACACCTTTTGAAAAGGAAGGAAAATTTGTCATAGTGGATGCTTTTACTGGTGGAATCGGTGAGTATGCAGAAAAAGAGCTGTATGTTGTGAGGGATATAGACGACGTAAGAGAACTCGCTGAGGTTTTGAGAAGAGCAATAAAAGATATACAGGCAAAGCGAGTGGTTATAGATTCTGTTACAACTCTTTACATAACGAAACCAGCGATGGCAAGAAGTGTGATATTCCAACTCAAAAGAATCCTTTCCGGTCTTGGTTGTACTTCGCTTTTTGTAAGTCAAGTATCGGTTACGGAAAAGGGATTTGGAGGCCCTGGCGTTGAACACGGTGTGGACGGTATCATAAGACTCGATTTAGACGAGATAGATGGTGAACTCAAAAGAAGTTTGATCGTATGGAAAATGAGAGGAACATCACATTCTATGAAAAGGCATCCCTTCGAGATCACCAACAAAGGAATCGTAATACATCTTTCAGAGGGGGGTGAAAAAGATGAAGCTTAA
- the argR gene encoding arginine repressor produces MKVSKKRRQELIKKIIHEKKISNQFQIVEELKKYGIRAVQPTIARDLKEIGAVKIMDENGHYVYRLLDETPVIDPWKELKRNFKSFVESIDKAGNLIVIKTIPGTASGIARVIDRLDIDEIVGTLAGDDTIFVAVRDTESCEKIVEKLSSIL; encoded by the coding sequence TTGAAAGTGTCAAAAAAAAGAAGACAAGAATTGATAAAAAAGATAATACACGAAAAGAAAATAAGCAATCAATTTCAAATCGTAGAGGAGCTGAAAAAGTATGGAATAAGGGCCGTTCAACCAACCATAGCTCGTGATCTAAAAGAAATCGGAGCGGTGAAAATTATGGATGAAAACGGGCATTACGTTTATAGACTCTTGGATGAAACGCCCGTTATCGATCCCTGGAAAGAATTGAAAAGAAATTTCAAGTCCTTCGTTGAGAGTATAGATAAAGCGGGAAATTTGATCGTTATAAAGACTATACCAGGAACTGCCAGTGGTATAGCCCGAGTCATCGATAGACTTGACATTGATGAAATTGTGGGAACGCTTGCAGGTGATGATACAATATTTGTTGCTGTGAGGGATACTGAAAGCTGTGAAAAGATCGTTGAAAAGCTTTCTTCTATACTTTGA
- a CDS encoding transcriptional regulator, translating to MKLNFNPVTKEEIHRLEVALLVGTLFRKEVLEEIRNSSERLTWVDSLAVASGALARAKAGMTASEIAEELGRTEATIREHVKGDTKAGKLVNETYELLKEGRLNVEGIIGEGMSISESEKLQVIKKELEEIKQKLESIIQKL from the coding sequence ATGAAGCTTAATTTCAATCCGGTGACTAAAGAGGAAATCCATCGACTCGAAGTTGCTTTGCTCGTTGGAACTCTTTTCAGAAAAGAGGTACTAGAAGAGATCCGCAATTCTTCTGAAAGACTCACATGGGTAGACAGCTTGGCAGTGGCATCCGGTGCGCTTGCAAGAGCGAAAGCAGGAATGACCGCATCTGAGATCGCTGAAGAACTTGGAAGAACTGAAGCAACTATTAGAGAACACGTTAAAGGAGATACCAAAGCTGGGAAGCTCGTAAACGAAACCTATGAATTGCTTAAAGAAGGAAGATTGAACGTAGAAGGAATCATAGGGGAAGGCATGTCGATTTCTGAGAGTGAAAAACTCCAAGTGATCAAAAAAGAACTTGAAGAAATTAAACAGAAATTGGAGTCCATCATCCAGAAATTATGA